A genomic window from Tenebrio molitor chromosome X, icTenMoli1.1, whole genome shotgun sequence includes:
- the Xpac gene encoding DNA repair protein complementing XP-A cells homolog: MSETDKSSEELPQSVINRIERNRQKALTIRQSKLVSHPYAKSAAVSIDKTTIKIGTTKYKDTGGGFLLEEEPEKECPDNLVTQEPPVLEPDRPICKKCEKPFAVSWLFDNFLFKCCDSCKDPEEHKLITKTEALNMYLLRDYDLDKREPPLKYITRKNPHNVRWGEMKLYLQLQIEERALEVWGSEEQIEEERERREEKKVMAKTKKYNKHLKELRMSMRSSLYDRTSAAAHAHEFGPETYNEEEDTYSRNCLTCSYAETFEKM, from the exons atgtcagAAACAGATAAAAGCAGTGAAGAATTACCTCAGTCTGTAATAAATCGGATAGAGCGGAACCGTCAGAAAGCCTTAACCATCAGACAAAGTAAATTGGTGTCTCATCCTTACGCAAAAAG TGCTGCTGTGTCTATCGAcaaaaccacaattaaaatagGAACAACCAAATATAAAGACACTGGTGGCGGATTTTTACTAGAAGAAGAACCTGAGAAAGAATGTCCT GATAATCTCGTCACACAGGAACCACCAGTCCTAGAGCCTGACCGaccaatttgcaaaaaatgtgaaaaaccATTTGCTGTCTCATGGCTTTTTGATAACTTTCTGTTCAAGTGTTGTGATTCATGCAA AGATCCAGAGGAACACAAACTCATAACAAAAACAGAAGCTCTGAATATGTATTTACTGAGGGACTATGATCTCGATAAGCGGGAGCCCCCTTTGAAGTACATCACACGCAAGAATCCTCATAACGTTAGATGGGGCGAGATGAAACTCTATTTACAATTGCAG ATTGAAGAGCGCGCTTTGGAGGTGTGGGGCAGTgaagaacaaattgaagaagAACGCGAGCGTCGTGAGGAAAAGAAAGTCAtggcaaaaacaaaaaagtacaACAAGCATTTGAAAGAACTGAGAATGAGCATGCGAAGCAGTTTGTACGATAGGACGTCGGCTGCTGCGCACGCGCACGAGTTTGGCCCCGAAACGTACAACGAAGAAGAAGACACCTACAGTCGCAACTGTTTGACTTGTTCATATGCAGAAACATTTGAGAAAATGTGA
- the LOC138139743 gene encoding 3-hydroxy-3-methylglutaryl-coenzyme A reductase-like, with product MTTRFFRVHGEFCATHPWEVIVATLTLAVCMLTVDQQQPTPLPKPTLRQCAECLQEAEYNAADVIVMTLIRCLAVLYCYYQFCNLEKLGSKYILGIAGLFTVFSSFVFTSTVLNLLRIDVSDLKDALFFFLLLIDLSKAAMLAQSALSASNQEEVKSNIARGMAVLGPTITLDTIVETLVIGVGTLSGVHRLEMLSYFACLSVLVNYIVFMTFYPACLSLILELSRTTNIYGNKQSLIARALKEEDHKSNPVVQRVKLIMSAGLMLVHARSRWPFKEDDVENIRPLVAEQHMSLNRTEDAALHEYIMKWVTVSADHIVILILLLALVVKFVFFENKEELAEQLRAHISTETAPSENKNRLFTMPLIRTTFFLSDNPKEEDDAEREDKEVQTDLARSPFGKSLKGSNDTSAKTCRSVEECLRIYNDSNLGGSVLSDDEVILLVKNKHIPGYQIEKAVDDPERGVGIRRKILSVEGKLFDALNDLPYKDYDYAKVMGACCENVIGYMPVPVGFAGPLNLDSRHIYVPMATTEGCLVASTNRGCRALLKCGITSRVVGDGMTRGPVVRFPSIARASEAMAWMKCSQNFETMKEQFDASSRFARLSKLLIRIAGRHLFVRFEAKTGDAMGMNMVSKGTEMSLKYVQKLFPDMEILSLSGNFCTDKKPAAVNWIEGRGKSVVCEAIIPSEIVQKVLKTSTAALVDVNNSKNMIGSAVAGSIGGFNAHAANIVTAIFIATGQDPAQNIGSSNCMTLMEHWGDTGEDLYISCTMPSIEIGTVGGGTVLPAQSSCLEMLNVKGPNPDCPGENASQLARIVCGAVLAGELSLMAALTAGHLVRSHLRHNRSTTTIPEQFSHTTHLTPPCKDF from the exons ATGACGACTCGCTTTTTCCGTGTCCACGGGGAGTTTTGTGCAACGCATCCCTGGGAAGTTATCGTTGCCACACTCACCCTTGCAGTGTGCATGTTGACCGTCGACCAACAGCAACCGACACCTTTGCCTAAACCTACCCTCCGACAGTGTGCGGAGTGCTTGCAGGAG GCCGAATATAATGCAGCCGACGTGATTGTCATGACACTAATCCGTTGCCTGGCTGTCCTGTACTGTTATTACCAGTTTtgcaatttggaaaaattggGATCGAAATATATTTTAG GTATCGCCGGATTGTTCACGGTCTTTTCCAGTTTCGTGTTTACTTCGACAGTTCTGAATCTGCTGCGGATCGACGTGTCCGATTTGAA GGATGcactgtttttctttcttttgctgATCGATCTGTCCAAAGCGGCGATGTTAGCCCAATCCGCTTTAAGCGCTTCTAATCAGGAAGAAGTTAAGAGCAACATCGCACGAGGGATGGCCGTTTTGGGACCCACGATTACCCTGGACACCATAGTTGAGACTCTAGTCATCGGCGTCGGGACCTTGTCAG GTGTTCACCGCCTTGAAATGCTTTCGTATTTTGCATGCCTTTCAGTTTTGGTCAATTACATTGTTTTTATGACATTTTATCCGGCTTGTTTATCATTAATATTAGAG TTGTCACGaacaacaaatatttatgGTAACAAACAGTCTTTGATCGCGAGGGCATTGAAGGAAGAAGACCACAAATCTAATCCCGTCGTGCAGAgagtaaaattaattatgtcaGCAGGACTGATGCTAGTACATGCTCGCAG TCGGTGGCCCTTTAAAGAGGATGACGTAGAAAATATTAGACCTCTGGTGGCAGAGCAACACATGTCTTTGAACCGTACCGAAGATGCAGCCTTGCACGAATATATTATGAA ATGGGTCACAGTTAGTGCAGATCATATAGTCATTTTGATCCTCCTCCTGGCGCTGGTGGTGAAATTCGTCTTTTTTGAGAACAAGGAAGAGTTAGCCGAACAACTGAGAGCCCACATAAGCACAGAAACTGCGCCCTCTGAGAACAAGAACAGGTTGTTTACGATGCCTTTGATCAGAACCACCTTTTTCTTGAGCGACAATCCCAAAGAAGAAGACG ATGCAGAACGCGAAGACAAAGAAGTCCAAACGGACTTGGCCAGATCACCCTTTGGAAAATCGTTAAAGGGAAGCAACGACACGTCCGCGAAAACGTGCAGGAGTGTGGAGGAATGTCTGAGAATATACAACGATTCGAATTTAGGCGGGTCGGTCTTGAGTGATGATGAAGTTATTTTGCTCGtgaaaaacaaacacattCCTGGATACCAAATTGAGAAGGCCGTCGACGACCCCGAACGAGGGGTCGGCATCAGGAGGAAGATTCTTTCTGTTGAAGGGAAACTCTTCGACGCGCTCAACGATTTGCCGTACAAGGATTACGATTACGCTAAA GTAATGGGGGCGTGTTGTGAAAATGTTATCGGGTACATGCCGGTACCTGTCGGTTTCGCCGGACCTTTAAATCTCGACAGTCGGCACATTTACGTGCCCATGGCCACCACCGAAGGGTGCTTAGTCGCGAGCACCAACAGGGGCTGTCGGGCGCTGCTCAAGTGCGGAATCACTAGCAGAGTCGTGGGAGATGGAATGACCCGAGGCCCAGTCGTAAGATTCCCTTCTATCGCCAGAGCCAG CGAAGCCATGGCATGGATGAAATGCTCACAAAACTTCGAAACCATGAAGGAACAATTTGACGCAAGCAGCCGATTCGCAAGACTGTCGAAATTATTAATAAGAATCGCTGGCCGCCATTTGTTCGTCCGATTCGAAGCAAAAACGGGAGACGCCATGGGGATGAACATGGTATCGAAAGGGACCGAAATGTCGTTGAAATACGTGCAAAAGCTGTTCCCCGACATGGAGATCTTGAGTCTGAGCGGCAACTTCTGCACAGACAAGAAGCCAGCAGCTGTTAATTG GATCGAGGGCAGGGGGAAGTCGGTGGTGTGCGAGGCGATCATCCCCTCGGAGATCGTgcagaaagtgttgaaaacgaGCACCGCCGCCCTCGTCGACGTCAACAACTCGAAGAACATGATCGGGTCCGCCGTTGCCGGCAGCATAGGCGGTTTCAACGCCCACGCCGCGAATATAGTGACCGCCATATTCATAGCGACCGGTCAGGATCCAGCACAGAATATTGGCAGCAGCAACTGCATGACTTTGATGGAGCACTGGGGCGACACCGGTGAAGATTTGTACATATCGTGTACGATGCCGTCTATAGAAATAGGAACAGTTGGAGGTGGTACTGTTCTTCCTGCTCAATCGTCGTGTCTGGAGATGTTGAACGTCAAGGGCCCGAATCCAGACTGCCCGGGCGAAAACGCCAGTCAGCTCGCTCGAATTGTCTGTGGGGCGGTTCTGGCCGGAGAGCTCTCCTTAATGGCGGCGCTCACGGCAGGACATTTAGTCAGGAGTCACCTTAGACACAACAGGTCCACAACCACAATACCTGAACAATTTAGTCACACCACCCATCTCACCCCTCCATGTAAGGACTTCTAA